One Ignavibacteriota bacterium DNA window includes the following coding sequences:
- a CDS encoding dienelactone hydrolase family protein, which produces MKALQSSLVHIIQEPRKPVDTKFPTLIMLHGRGADEYDLFGLADYLDERFLVISARAPYPFQYGGGFTWYDILEVGRPEPKMFVESYKRLTQFVADCKKHYPVDESNLFLLGFSMGTMMSYSLALTRPHEIAGVIANSGYIPEETELTFQWNNLSGTSFFVAHGTHDPIIPVSMGQRARLLFEQANADLTYKEYPMMHQISEESLNDMARWLTSKVKSPTHG; this is translated from the coding sequence ATGAAAGCACTTCAATCATCACTTGTTCACATCATTCAAGAACCGCGCAAACCGGTCGATACTAAATTTCCAACACTTATCATGCTTCATGGCAGAGGAGCGGATGAATATGATTTGTTCGGACTCGCAGACTATCTTGATGAACGGTTTTTGGTCATCAGCGCACGAGCGCCGTATCCGTTTCAATACGGAGGAGGATTTACGTGGTACGATATTCTCGAAGTAGGACGACCGGAACCGAAGATGTTTGTAGAAAGTTACAAGCGGCTCACTCAATTCGTTGCTGATTGTAAAAAGCATTATCCTGTTGATGAATCAAACTTGTTCCTTCTCGGTTTCAGCATGGGAACGATGATGTCCTACTCGCTTGCGTTGACTCGTCCGCACGAAATTGCCGGAGTGATTGCCAACAGCGGTTACATCCCGGAAGAAACCGAACTGACTTTTCAGTGGAACAACCTGAGCGGAACTTCTTTCTTCGTTGCACATGGAACACACGACCCGATTATTCCCGTTTCGATGGGACAACGTGCAAGATTATTATTCGAACAAGCAAACGCGGATTTGACATACAAAGAATATCCAATGATGCATCAAATCAGCGAGGAGAGTTTAAACGACATGGCGCGCTGGCTTACTTCAAAGGTAAAGAGTCCAACACATGGTTGA
- a CDS encoding DUF4175 family protein: MNHQSNFYNEILQRLSGVRMKEHRLALFYGTLVTLLIFLSSFLSVVVLEQLFSFETTGRTILVSIFSLLVLGAVGLFVAPSILRLLGVLKSEENHATAIKVGKHFPHIHDRLIDALQMYERRSGLEQYYSLSLIDASFNDLYTAIQSLDFREAVSDARVRKIRKVAIYGVALFMLVFVVSPSGFLDSFYRLSHFNTSFAASLPIQFIIEPGNLEVVRGENVPVTIRTSGKPVKSIELLTKGEGQTDFDKQTLNIGSDGTFQTELKSIKTSTEYFASADEVASEKFKISVLDRPLIRTFQFTVTPPAYTRIPPNVLDENTGDLSVYPGTNVDLKLLTSKEVESATLMFHDSTTLALSVQEKEATGHFIVKQNRSYHILLTDNSGLHNSDPIEYTIRTIPDEYPTVEIIQPGKNTDLNESMSLNLFINIKDDFGFSRLRLAHKLAHSKYEQPPEEFSFIDLPLTRPHQTASEVPYQWNLSQLNLVPEDVVAYYVEVFDNDNISGPKSGRSELYLIRFPSLEEVFSDVSESHQQSFESMQSVAKETEQLSKDIEQLQREMKKPNKNDWQMQKKADEMVKRYEAMKQKMEETSQKMNEMVNKMEENKLLSEKTLEKYSEMQKLLDQLRSPELMEALKKLQEKMKGQQLNEEQQKQAMDQLKANEDAFRKALERMIELLKRVHIEQKIDELVKRTQEMLKQQEQLQQQTSQTKQGDKQKQNELAQKQQDMKKQAEDLQKEASDLTKKMEEFPKEMPLNEMKKAEQNMQQKNTPSKMQKSSQQMQSGDMEGSQESQEQAEEDMKEFHEQMKQVQNSLQSKQQQQIVNELKKQLDNVVELSKRQEELKNQTQGLDPNSQRFRENTQQQSDIMQDLNNVANAMGELGKKTFAVSPEMGKELGNAMKQMNDAMGQMENRNPGGAGQKQGEGMGALNRAAMMMQNTLNGMMKGGKGGGGMGMAGLMSQLGQMAGGQSGLNQETQQAAGSQGQGGISGEQAAEYQRLGGQQAALRKSLEQLAQEAKNAGEFSKLLGDLDRVAQEMQEVQTDLEQGDVNPATLQKQERILSRLLDSQRSMREKDFEKRRRSEAGKNQQRQSPTDIDFTTQEGKNKLREELLKVLEGKYSKDYENLIRKYFEELEKEEIH; the protein is encoded by the coding sequence ATGAACCATCAATCAAATTTCTACAACGAAATACTTCAACGTCTTTCCGGCGTGCGGATGAAGGAACATCGGCTCGCGTTGTTTTACGGAACGCTTGTTACACTGTTGATATTTCTGTCGTCATTTCTCTCCGTCGTTGTTCTTGAACAACTGTTTTCATTCGAGACAACAGGCAGAACTATTCTTGTTTCTATTTTCTCGTTGCTTGTTCTCGGCGCAGTCGGGTTGTTTGTCGCGCCTTCCATTCTCCGGCTGCTTGGCGTGTTGAAATCGGAAGAGAATCATGCGACGGCAATTAAAGTTGGAAAACATTTTCCGCACATCCACGACCGGTTGATTGATGCGCTTCAAATGTATGAACGCAGAAGCGGTCTTGAGCAGTATTATTCTCTCAGTTTGATTGATGCTTCGTTCAACGATTTATACACGGCAATTCAATCGCTCGATTTTCGCGAGGCGGTGAGCGATGCACGCGTCCGGAAAATCAGGAAGGTTGCCATCTATGGCGTTGCGCTTTTCATGCTCGTGTTCGTTGTTTCGCCTTCGGGGTTTCTTGATTCGTTCTACCGGCTTTCGCATTTCAATACTTCATTCGCCGCGTCGCTCCCGATTCAATTTATTATTGAGCCGGGAAATCTTGAAGTCGTGCGGGGCGAGAATGTTCCCGTTACGATTCGCACGAGCGGAAAACCGGTGAAATCAATCGAACTCCTCACAAAAGGGGAAGGGCAAACCGACTTCGATAAGCAAACGCTGAACATCGGAAGTGATGGAACATTTCAAACAGAATTGAAGAGCATCAAAACCTCGACCGAGTATTTTGCAAGTGCGGATGAAGTGGCAAGTGAGAAATTTAAAATTTCCGTGCTTGACCGTCCGCTCATTCGCACGTTTCAGTTCACCGTAACGCCGCCTGCCTACACGCGCATTCCACCCAACGTGCTTGATGAAAACACGGGCGACCTCAGCGTCTATCCCGGAACAAATGTTGACCTCAAACTTCTCACAAGCAAAGAAGTTGAATCGGCAACACTCATGTTTCATGATTCGACAACGCTTGCACTTTCGGTTCAGGAAAAAGAAGCAACCGGGCATTTCATCGTCAAGCAAAATCGCTCGTACCATATTCTGCTGACCGATAACAGCGGCTTGCACAACAGTGACCCGATTGAATACACGATTCGGACCATCCCCGATGAATATCCGACAGTCGAAATCATTCAACCGGGAAAAAATACTGACCTGAACGAAAGTATGTCGCTCAATCTTTTCATCAACATCAAAGATGATTTCGGATTTTCACGGCTCCGGCTTGCACACAAATTGGCGCACTCGAAATACGAACAACCGCCGGAAGAATTTTCTTTTATTGATTTGCCGTTGACGCGCCCGCATCAAACCGCATCGGAAGTTCCGTATCAATGGAATCTCTCGCAACTCAATCTCGTGCCGGAAGATGTCGTCGCGTACTATGTCGAAGTGTTTGATAATGATAACATCAGCGGACCGAAATCGGGAAGGAGTGAATTGTATTTGATTCGCTTCCCGTCACTCGAAGAAGTCTTCAGCGATGTTTCAGAAAGTCATCAGCAGTCGTTTGAATCCATGCAGAGCGTCGCGAAGGAAACCGAGCAGTTATCGAAAGATATCGAACAACTGCAACGCGAAATGAAAAAGCCGAACAAGAACGATTGGCAGATGCAGAAAAAAGCAGACGAGATGGTGAAGCGGTATGAGGCGATGAAGCAGAAGATGGAAGAGACATCTCAAAAAATGAATGAGATGGTGAACAAGATGGAAGAGAACAAATTGCTTTCGGAGAAGACGCTTGAAAAATATTCCGAGATGCAGAAATTGTTAGACCAACTTCGCTCACCCGAACTGATGGAAGCGTTGAAGAAACTTCAGGAGAAGATGAAGGGTCAGCAGTTGAACGAGGAGCAACAGAAGCAGGCAATGGACCAACTCAAAGCAAATGAAGACGCGTTCCGGAAAGCATTGGAGCGAATGATTGAACTGCTGAAGCGAGTCCACATCGAACAAAAGATTGATGAACTTGTGAAGCGCACTCAGGAAATGCTGAAACAACAGGAACAACTGCAACAGCAAACATCACAAACAAAACAGGGTGACAAGCAAAAGCAAAACGAACTTGCACAGAAACAGCAGGACATGAAAAAGCAAGCGGAGGATTTGCAGAAAGAAGCCTCCGACCTGACGAAGAAGATGGAAGAGTTTCCGAAAGAGATGCCGCTCAACGAAATGAAAAAAGCAGAGCAGAACATGCAACAGAAGAACACACCCTCGAAAATGCAGAAGTCTTCTCAACAAATGCAGTCGGGCGATATGGAGGGCTCACAGGAAAGTCAGGAACAGGCAGAGGAGGACATGAAGGAATTTCATGAGCAGATGAAGCAGGTGCAGAACTCGCTTCAGAGTAAACAACAACAACAAATCGTGAACGAGTTGAAAAAGCAGTTGGATAATGTCGTCGAACTTTCGAAGCGTCAGGAGGAATTAAAGAATCAGACGCAGGGACTCGACCCGAATTCACAACGGTTCCGCGAGAACACGCAACAGCAAAGCGACATCATGCAAGACCTTAACAACGTTGCCAACGCTATGGGTGAGTTGGGGAAGAAAACATTCGCAGTCAGCCCGGAGATGGGAAAAGAACTTGGCAACGCAATGAAACAAATGAATGATGCGATGGGGCAAATGGAAAACCGAAATCCCGGAGGCGCAGGACAAAAGCAGGGCGAAGGAATGGGCGCACTCAACCGCGCCGCAATGATGATGCAAAATACACTTAACGGAATGATGAAGGGGGGTAAGGGCGGAGGCGGCATGGGAATGGCGGGATTGATGAGTCAACTCGGACAAATGGCGGGAGGACAAAGCGGACTCAATCAGGAGACACAGCAGGCAGCCGGTTCGCAGGGACAGGGTGGAATATCGGGCGAACAGGCGGCAGAGTATCAGCGACTCGGCGGACAACAAGCCGCGCTGAGAAAATCGCTGGAACAACTTGCACAGGAAGCGAAGAACGCGGGTGAGTTCAGCAAACTGCTTGGTGATTTAGACCGCGTTGCACAGGAGATGCAGGAAGTGCAAACCGACCTTGAACAGGGGGATGTCAATCCGGCAACACTGCAAAAGCAAGAACGCATTCTCTCCCGTTTGCTTGATTCACAACGTTCAATGCGGGAAAAAGATTTTGAGAAACGTCGCCGCTCGGAAGCGGGAAAAAATCAACAACGGCAAAGCCCGACTGACATTGACTTCACCACGCAGGAAGGAAAAAATAAACTGCGCGAAGAACTTCTGAAAGTGCTGGAAGGAAAATACTCGAAGGACTACGAGAATTTGATTCGGAAGTATTTTGAAGAATTAGAAAAGGAAGAGATACACTAA
- a CDS encoding VOC family protein, translating to MSILGIHHITAICSNAQRTVNFYTNVLGLRFVKRTVNFDDPGSYHLYFGDDDALPGTLLTFFEWSHLPKGNWGIGTTHHLALCVGSREAQLKWKRWLIEHGVAVSGPYDRTYFQSIYFNDPDGLILEIATRSPGFTVDESAGELGTHQITPPVERTRAGRNEEKIFQTTWDEPVHELTNDMKLAGIHHITAIASNIETTTQFYTETLGMRLVKRTVNYDDTTAPHFYYGVGDGAPGTIITYFGYAPEKMRYGKLGTGMTHHFAFAVENEEEQLLWRIRLLKAGLHVSPVMNRVYFKSIYFSDPDGHILEIATLKPGFLVDESKEELGKNLKLPPWFEPRRKEIEENITPLVV from the coding sequence ATGTCCATCTTAGGTATCCATCATATCACCGCCATCTGCTCGAATGCGCAAAGAACTGTAAATTTTTACACGAACGTTCTTGGTCTGCGGTTCGTGAAGCGGACTGTTAATTTCGATGACCCGGGTTCGTATCATTTGTATTTCGGCGATGATGACGCTTTGCCCGGAACATTGCTCACATTTTTCGAGTGGTCGCATCTGCCGAAAGGGAATTGGGGAATCGGGACGACACATCATCTCGCGTTATGTGTCGGGTCGCGAGAAGCACAATTGAAATGGAAACGATGGTTGATTGAACATGGAGTTGCGGTCTCGGGTCCGTACGACCGAACATATTTTCAATCTATTTACTTCAACGACCCGGACGGATTAATTTTGGAAATTGCAACTCGCTCTCCGGGGTTTACGGTTGATGAATCTGCCGGTGAATTGGGAACGCATCAAATCACTCCGCCTGTGGAGCGAACGAGAGCCGGACGAAATGAAGAGAAGATTTTCCAGACGACATGGGACGAACCCGTCCATGAACTCACGAACGATATGAAACTTGCAGGCATTCACCACATTACCGCCATCGCATCGAACATTGAAACAACGACACAATTTTATACCGAAACACTCGGAATGCGTTTGGTGAAACGAACGGTAAACTACGACGACACGACCGCGCCTCATTTTTATTACGGAGTAGGTGACGGGGCGCCGGGAACAATCATCACGTATTTCGGATATGCGCCGGAGAAAATGCGTTATGGAAAACTTGGAACGGGAATGACGCATCACTTCGCGTTCGCCGTCGAGAATGAAGAAGAACAACTTCTCTGGCGAATCAGATTACTGAAAGCAGGGCTACATGTTTCGCCCGTTATGAATCGTGTCTATTTCAAATCTATTTATTTTTCCGACCCGGACGGGCATATTCTTGAAATCGCAACACTGAAACCGGGATTCCTGGTTGATGAAAGCAAAGAAGAACTCGGTAAAAATCTAAAACTTCCTCCGTGGTTTGAACCGCGCCGGAAGGAGATTGAAGAAAATATCACTCCTCTTGTTGTATGA
- a CDS encoding DUF5615 family PIN-like protein, whose product MSLKIKFYLDENLATAIAKGLRRRNIEVLTAGDAGMLQRTDDEQLAYATQIGSTLVTQDQDFMVLHKSAPRHEGIVYITRPHTIGEIIEGLHLIAEALSPDDMKNHIEFL is encoded by the coding sequence ATGAGCTTGAAGATTAAATTTTATCTGGATGAAAATCTCGCTACCGCAATTGCAAAAGGTTTGCGGAGAAGGAACATTGAAGTTCTTACTGCAGGTGATGCCGGAATGTTGCAACGAACCGATGATGAACAATTAGCGTACGCTACGCAAATTGGAAGTACGCTTGTAACCCAAGACCAAGATTTTATGGTTCTCCATAAAAGTGCTCCACGCCATGAAGGCATTGTTTATATCACACGCCCTCACACTATCGGAGAAATAATAGAAGGACTCCATTTAATTGCTGAGGCGTTAAGTCCGGACGATATGAAAAACCACATTGAGTTTTTGTAA
- a CDS encoding DUF4159 domain-containing protein — protein MKHKTLLILLISLICSVDALAQGVVNSSFKIARLKFNGGGDWYNDPQEEVELLNYVRTHTNIDVDPKYEFVEIMSDKFFTYPFIFVTGHGNITFSDIEAQRVRTYLERGGFMYVDDDYELDKAFRREIKKVFPEQELTELPFSFGLYHAQFDFPNGPPKTHEHDGKPPQGFGLFHNERLVLYYTYESNPSDGWNPPEVHGTTPEKREEALRFGTNIVVWALTH, from the coding sequence ATGAAACACAAAACGCTTCTCATTCTTCTGATTTCCCTAATATGCTCGGTTGATGCGCTTGCACAGGGTGTGGTCAACAGTTCGTTCAAAATCGCACGACTCAAGTTCAATGGCGGCGGCGATTGGTACAACGACCCGCAGGAGGAAGTGGAACTCCTCAACTACGTCCGCACACACACAAACATTGATGTTGACCCGAAATATGAGTTCGTCGAAATTATGAGCGATAAGTTTTTTACGTACCCGTTTATCTTCGTTACCGGGCATGGAAACATCACGTTCTCCGATATTGAAGCGCAACGCGTGCGAACATATCTCGAGCGGGGCGGCTTCATGTACGTGGACGATGACTATGAATTAGACAAAGCGTTCCGCCGGGAAATCAAAAAAGTCTTTCCCGAACAAGAGTTAACCGAGTTACCGTTTTCCTTCGGGTTGTATCATGCGCAGTTCGATTTCCCCAACGGTCCGCCGAAGACACACGAGCATGATGGCAAACCGCCACAGGGATTCGGGCTGTTCCATAACGAACGGCTCGTCCTCTATTATACGTATGAATCAAATCCAAGCGACGGCTGGAATCCACCGGAAGTTCACGGTACAACTCCGGAGAAACGGGAAGAAGCGCTTCGGTTCGGAACAAATATTGTCGTTTGGGCGTTGACACATTGA
- the mfd gene encoding transcription-repair coupling factor, whose amino-acid sequence MFQSYIVNPIIMKDLKTIRQQVLSSEPFVKLKHELQSFSAGTQLQLRNVSGSLLAFVAATVFEQCKAQVVLIASDEEKAEKLRDDCATLLGETQVSLFGFHPAHAATLLDMSSPIAQIETLKKLSAGNTLIVVASPHSIVQPVPPPEKFQQQTIELSVGQEYNFQQLIEQLLQLGFEKKDFVEHYGDIAVRGGILDVFSFVGENPVRFEFWGNTIESIREFDVLSQRSIRKLDSASVVPSFISQNSDSDEQSQQISSASLFDYLEENAVIILDEPAFIEKEIEELFKEGAVNLFSYTDVLSFAQQFSKIESTTFQSSILNPKSEIEFHSTSQPSLNGSINLLVDSINRLTNDGYNVYLTCDTKNEAERLSELLEEEITKPEEVTGHGLQVPRARLETENRKQETVNSKPETPNPKPVTYHIVAETLHSGFIFPPAKIAVFTEHEIFGRLKRRGAGKRKRFKGFSQKELQQLRRGDYVTHVDRGIGQFIGLNKIKVAGVEQEVMKLMYDEGGVMYVNLASLMRVQKYASKEGFVPKLNKLGSGDWERVTGRAKKRIKDIARDLIKLYAKRKLEQGYSFASDSHWQKELEASFMYEDTPDQARTTLEVKRDMEDTAPMDRLVCGDVGFGKTEVAVRAAFKAVSDGKQVAVLVPTTILAMQHYNTFMDRLSKYTVRVEHLNRFRTTREQKAIVEGMKSGTVDVIIGTHRLLSKDIGFKDLGLLIIDEEHRFGVSAKERLRQFRAAVDTLSMTATPIPRTLQFSLLGARDLSIIATPPRNRLPIQTEMVPFGADGKQTHWNVAREAIIHELYRGGQVYFVHDRVENIDAIADQLRSKIPEAKVHVAHGQMEGHELEKTMLDFLEKKYDVLVCTKIIESGLDIPSVNTIIINRADRFGMAELHQLRGRVGRSNVQAYAYLFTPPLSVVPKSTLRRLQAIEEFNELGSGFNLSMRDLEIRGAGNLLGAEQSGFVADMGFEMYEQILREAVEELKQEEFKELFKDQTPTSQITYPTSIESVVDIDVDAFIPDFYIESDTERLDIYRRLSKMLNEQELNEMRNELQDRFGEYPEEVEHLLLTVLLRLLATQARFQKLEVKGNILSLTLPPETDTEFYGNLNETVSPFQKLIAYISQQPKGAATLEQQAKELKVVVRLKEQATQQARVEAAVEKTREIVVNLSLATDVLGK is encoded by the coding sequence ATGTTTCAATCGTACATCGTCAATCCGATTATTATGAAAGATTTGAAAACCATTAGACAGCAGGTTCTTTCCTCCGAGCCGTTTGTCAAACTGAAGCACGAGTTGCAATCGTTTTCCGCGGGGACACAATTACAATTGAGAAATGTTTCCGGCTCTCTCCTTGCGTTTGTGGCGGCGACGGTTTTCGAACAATGCAAAGCGCAAGTAGTTCTCATCGCATCGGACGAGGAGAAAGCAGAGAAGTTGCGCGATGATTGTGCGACGTTGCTTGGTGAAACACAAGTCAGTCTCTTCGGATTTCATCCTGCCCACGCGGCGACTCTTCTCGATATGAGTTCGCCCATCGCACAAATTGAAACGCTCAAAAAACTTTCCGCCGGAAACACACTCATCGTTGTTGCCTCGCCGCACTCGATTGTTCAGCCTGTTCCGCCGCCGGAAAAATTCCAACAACAAACTATCGAACTAAGTGTCGGGCAGGAATACAATTTTCAACAACTCATCGAACAACTGTTGCAACTTGGTTTCGAGAAAAAAGATTTTGTCGAACACTATGGCGACATTGCCGTGCGTGGCGGAATCCTCGATGTCTTCTCGTTCGTCGGTGAAAATCCTGTTCGCTTCGAGTTTTGGGGAAACACGATTGAATCTATCCGCGAGTTTGATGTTCTTTCTCAACGCTCCATCCGCAAGTTAGATTCGGCAAGCGTTGTTCCATCGTTCATCTCGCAAAACAGCGATTCTGATGAACAATCTCAACAAATTTCCTCCGCTTCCCTGTTCGATTATCTTGAAGAAAACGCTGTCATCATTCTCGACGAACCGGCGTTCATCGAAAAAGAAATCGAAGAACTGTTCAAAGAAGGCGCAGTAAATCTTTTTTCATATACAGATGTTCTTTCATTCGCACAACAATTCTCAAAAATTGAAAGTACCACTTTTCAATCATCAATCCTGAATCCGAAATCCGAAATCGAATTTCATTCGACATCTCAGCCCTCTCTCAACGGCAGCATCAATCTCCTCGTTGATTCCATCAACCGACTAACAAACGATGGCTACAACGTCTATCTTACATGCGACACAAAGAACGAAGCAGAACGACTCAGTGAACTTTTAGAGGAAGAGATTACAAAACCTGAAGAGGTTACGGGTCACGGGTTACAGGTACCACGCGCACGGCTTGAAACAGAAAACAGGAAACAGGAAACTGTAAACAGTAAACCCGAAACCCCAAACCCCAAACCCGTAACCTATCACATAGTAGCAGAGACTCTTCACTCCGGCTTCATCTTCCCTCCGGCGAAGATTGCGGTGTTCACAGAGCATGAAATTTTCGGACGATTGAAACGTCGCGGAGCGGGTAAACGAAAACGCTTCAAAGGATTTTCTCAGAAAGAATTACAGCAACTGCGGCGCGGCGACTATGTTACTCATGTTGACCGCGGCATCGGGCAATTTATCGGCTTGAACAAAATCAAAGTTGCGGGAGTTGAGCAGGAAGTGATGAAATTGATGTACGATGAAGGCGGAGTCATGTACGTCAATCTTGCTTCGCTGATGCGTGTTCAGAAGTATGCATCGAAGGAAGGATTCGTTCCGAAACTTAACAAACTCGGTTCGGGCGATTGGGAACGCGTGACCGGCAGAGCGAAGAAACGCATCAAGGATATTGCGCGTGATTTAATCAAACTCTACGCAAAGAGAAAACTCGAACAGGGATATTCGTTCGCTTCCGACTCGCATTGGCAGAAGGAACTCGAAGCATCGTTCATGTATGAAGACACACCCGACCAAGCGCGCACAACACTCGAAGTGAAACGCGACATGGAAGACACTGCGCCGATGGACCGGCTTGTTTGCGGCGATGTCGGCTTCGGGAAAACGGAAGTTGCTGTGCGTGCCGCATTCAAAGCTGTGAGCGACGGGAAGCAAGTTGCCGTTCTTGTTCCCACAACCATTCTCGCCATGCAACATTACAACACATTCATGGACCGGCTTTCAAAATACACCGTGCGTGTCGAGCATCTGAACAGATTCCGAACGACGAGAGAACAAAAGGCAATCGTTGAAGGAATGAAAAGCGGAACGGTTGATGTCATCATCGGAACGCATCGGTTGCTCTCGAAAGATATCGGCTTCAAAGATTTGGGCTTGCTTATTATTGATGAAGAGCATCGCTTCGGTGTTTCGGCGAAGGAACGGTTGCGGCAATTTCGCGCCGCGGTGGATACGCTTTCAATGACTGCAACGCCGATTCCCCGCACGTTGCAGTTTTCCCTTCTCGGTGCGCGTGACCTTTCAATCATTGCAACGCCGCCGCGTAATCGTCTTCCGATTCAAACGGAAATGGTCCCGTTCGGAGCGGATGGAAAACAAACGCATTGGAATGTTGCGCGTGAAGCAATCATACATGAATTGTATCGCGGCGGGCAGGTTTATTTTGTTCACGACCGCGTAGAAAATATTGATGCGATTGCCGACCAACTCCGGTCGAAAATTCCTGAGGCGAAAGTTCATGTCGCGCACGGACAGATGGAAGGACATGAACTCGAGAAAACAATGCTCGATTTTCTTGAGAAAAAATATGACGTGCTGGTCTGTACAAAAATCATCGAGTCGGGATTGGATATTCCGAGCGTGAACACGATTATCATCAATCGTGCAGATAGATTTGGCATGGCGGAGTTGCATCAATTGCGCGGGCGTGTTGGTCGCTCGAATGTGCAGGCGTACGCGTATCTCTTCACGCCGCCGTTGAGCGTTGTACCGAAATCCACCTTGCGGAGATTACAGGCAATTGAGGAATTTAATGAACTCGGTTCCGGCTTCAATCTTTCGATGCGTGATTTGGAAATCCGCGGCGCGGGCAATCTGCTCGGCGCGGAACAATCCGGTTTTGTCGCCGATATGGGTTTCGAGATGTACGAACAAATTCTCCGCGAAGCGGTTGAAGAACTCAAGCAGGAAGAATTCAAAGAATTATTCAAAGACCAAACACCCACATCTCAAATCACATATCCCACATCTATCGAATCAGTTGTGGACATTGACGTTGACGCCTTCATCCCCGATTTCTACATTGAATCCGACACTGAGCGGCTTGATATCTATCGCCGTCTCTCCAAGATGTTGAATGAACAGGAGTTAAACGAAATGCGAAATGAACTTCAGGACAGATTCGGAGAATATCCCGAAGAG
- a CDS encoding YgiT-type zinc finger protein: MKCIHCNGTLKKKTAPYHVDRNGYHLILDTLPAWVCSQCGEHFFEEKEVDSIQEAVRTLDSRLSKFAKSA; encoded by the coding sequence ATGAAATGTATTCACTGCAATGGAACATTGAAAAAGAAAACGGCGCCTTATCATGTTGACCGAAACGGGTATCACCTGATTTTGGATACTCTTCCTGCATGGGTGTGTAGTCAATGCGGCGAACATTTTTTTGAAGAAAAAGAAGTGGACTCAATTCAGGAAGCAGTACGAACATTAGATAGTCGTTTGTCAAAGTTTGCAAAGTCTGCATAA
- the arfB gene encoding aminoacyl-tRNA hydrolase, giving the protein MTEPLTITHTVSIPSSELTFRFARSGGRGGQNVNKVETKVELLFDVLQSPNLSDEERQRVLHRLESRIDSEGVLHVVSQEHRTQNKNREEATKKFVQLMKHALAKRKKRIKTKPSAEAKEKRLEEKKKRSTIKKLRKGKREDD; this is encoded by the coding sequence ATGACTGAACCACTTACCATCACACACACCGTTTCCATTCCGTCTTCGGAGTTGACGTTTCGTTTTGCACGAAGTGGCGGACGAGGCGGGCAGAACGTCAACAAAGTCGAAACGAAAGTGGAGTTGCTGTTTGATGTTCTCCAATCGCCAAATCTCTCTGATGAAGAACGGCAGAGAGTTCTTCATCGTCTCGAATCCCGAATTGATTCTGAAGGAGTGCTTCACGTCGTCTCACAGGAACATCGAACGCAAAACAAAAACAGGGAAGAAGCGACGAAGAAGTTTGTTCAACTGATGAAACACGCACTCGCGAAAAGAAAGAAGCGTATCAAAACAAAACCCTCGGCAGAAGCGAAAGAGAAACGGCTTGAGGAAAAAAAGAAGAGAAGTACTATTAAAAAACTAAGAAAGGGGAAGCGTGAAGATGATTAA
- a CDS encoding DUF433 domain-containing protein: MDNVTVNNHIETTPGICGGKPRIAGHRITVENIVIWHDRLRMTADEIADDYNISLSDIYAAMAYYYDHKPEIDASMARGEALLREMKRTNPSKLAQIVHELED, encoded by the coding sequence ATGGATAACGTAACCGTCAACAATCATATCGAAACAACTCCTGGAATTTGTGGTGGAAAACCGCGTATTGCCGGACATCGCATTACAGTTGAAAACATTGTTATTTGGCATGACCGGCTTAGGATGACAGCCGATGAAATCGCTGACGACTATAACATTTCTCTTTCAGATATTTATGCGGCGATGGCGTACTATTATGACCATAAGCCTGAAATTGATGCAAGTATGGCGCGGGGTGAGGCATTGTTGCGAGAGATGAAAAGAACAAATCCATCAAAACTTGCTCAGATTGTTCATGAGCTTGAAGATTAA
- a CDS encoding type II toxin-antitoxin system RelE/ParE family toxin — MARVVWTTPALADVQQIIEYISNDSQFYAERVGTRIVQAPRRLKQFPLSGRIVPEFSDNNIREIIYGAYRIIYQTREDVCCIVAVIHGSRNLLLHVNPDDWVLQ; from the coding sequence ATGGCTCGGGTCGTTTGGACAACCCCGGCGTTAGCCGATGTTCAACAGATTATTGAGTACATTTCCAATGATTCTCAATTCTATGCAGAACGGGTCGGGACTCGAATAGTACAGGCACCACGGAGACTAAAACAATTTCCATTATCCGGTCGCATTGTCCCTGAATTTTCTGACAACAATATCAGAGAAATTATTTACGGCGCATACCGAATCATCTATCAGACTAGAGAAGATGTATGTTGTATTGTTGCAGTTATTCACGGAAGCAGGAACTTACTACTCCATGTTAATCCCGATGATTGGGTATTACAATAG